A section of the Castanea sativa cultivar Marrone di Chiusa Pesio chromosome 12, ASM4071231v1 genome encodes:
- the LOC142621366 gene encoding 1-aminocyclopropane-1-carboxylate oxidase homolog 1-like, giving the protein MEIVDDVFSDYDRAKEVKEFDETKAGVKGLVDSGVVKIPRFFIHPPEKLPSPLSNNIASDISQLVPVIDLKGFASEQRSEIVNEIRAAAETWGTFKMVNHGVPSATMAELLEGIRQFHEQPKEVKMEWYSRDTSLLVRYISNGSLFHASTPAHWRDTLACAFPNEQLDKDELPQVCRQAITEFMKCMVKLKEMLSELLSEALGLSSDYLASSDCLSSESVVCNYYPICPEPELTLGAPKHSDPFVLTILLQDHIGGLQVLHQNQWVDVPPVDGALIANIGDFMQLITNDRFKSVEHRVLAGKIGARVSAACFFMPSTANKLKAYGPIKELLSENNPPLYKETHLTEYRGQYRSTGLDGTTLSLFKLP; this is encoded by the exons ATGGAAATTGTGGATGATGTGTTCTCAGATTATGATCGTGCTAAAGAAGTGAAGGAGTTTGATGAAACAAAAGCTGGAGTGAAAGGGCTAGTAGACTCTGGAGTGGTCAAAATTCCAAGATTTTTCATCCATCCACCAGAGAAATTACCAAGTCCATTGTCCAATAATATTGCTAGTGATATTTCCCAACTTGTTCCAGTGATTGATCTCAAAGGCTTTGCAAGTGAGCAGCGTAGTGAGATTGTCAATGAAATACGTGCCGCAGCAGAAACATGGGGTACCTTTAAAATGGTTAATCATGGGGTTCCAAGTGCCACCATGGCTGAGTTGTTGGAAGGTATTAGACAATTTCATGAGCAACCCAAGGAGGTGAAGATGGAGTGGTACTCGCGTGATACAAGTCTACTAGTAAGGTATATCAGCAATGGATCTCTTTTTCATGCATCCACACCAGCACATTGGAGGGACACTTTGGCGTGTGCTTTTCCAAATGAACAACTAGACAAGGATGAATTGCCTCAAGTTTGCAG GCAGGCAATTACTGAGTTCATGAAATGCATGGTCAAACTGAAGGAGATGCTATCTGAATTATTATCAGAGGCTCTGGGGCTTAGCAGTGATTATTTAGCAAGCTCAGATTGCTTGAGTTCTGAGTCTGTGGTGTGCAATTATTATCCGATTTGCCCTGAGCCCGAATTGACTTTAGGCGCACCCAAACATTCGGACCCATTTGTACTAACCATACTCTTGCAAGATCATATCGGTGGCCTTCAAGTTCTTCACCAAAATCAATGGGTTGATGTGCCCCCAGTGGATGGAGCACTGATAGCAAATATTGGTGATTTTATGCAG ctcATCACCAATGACAGATTCAAGAGTGTGGAACATAGGGTATTGGCTGGAAAGATCGGAGCCCGAGTATCAGCAGCTTGTTTTTTCATGCCAAGCACAGCTAATAAACTTAAGGCATATGGTCCAATAAAGGAGCTTTTGTCTGAGAATAATCCTCCTTTATACAAGGAAACCCATCTTACTGAATATCGTGGCCAATACAGGTCGACAGGGCTAGATGGTACaaccctttctctttttaaactaccatga